A genomic stretch from Arachis stenosperma cultivar V10309 chromosome 3, arast.V10309.gnm1.PFL2, whole genome shotgun sequence includes:
- the LOC130968203 gene encoding ABC transporter G family member 1-like, which translates to MASLHHHPLPYSEAKPNNSIVPEIHHDETITTTTTTTSAVAHMEEASRKSNGEEKSNPICLTWKDLWVNASMGKRGTKAILQGLTGYAKPGQLLAIMGPSGCGKSTLLDTLAGRLGSNTRQTGEILVNGHKQSLAYGSTAYVTQDDSLITSLTVREAVYYSAQLQLPDSMSKAEKKERAEFTIREMGLQDAINTRIGGWGCKGISGGQKRRVSICIEILTRPRLLFLDEPTSGLDSAASYYVMKRIKSLDHKDGIQRTVIASIHQPSAEVFQFFDNLCLLSAGKTVYFGPASAAIQFFASNGFPCPALQNPSDHLLKTINKDFDQEMEVGLAGTSGGALPAEAAIGILVNAYKASEINEQVETEVTAISKMEIRSVEKKRGHASFLRQCIVLTKRSFVNMSRDLGYYWLRLAIYIALAISLATIFYHLDTSYASIKDRGSLLAFVSTFITFMSIGGFPSFVEDMKVFERERLNGHYGVTAFVIGNTLSAIPFVLIVSFIPGAIAYYLPGLQSRYDHFLYFICVLFSCLMLVESLMMIVASVVPNYLMGIITGSGIQGIMILVAGFFKLPSTIPKPFWRYPLHYIAFHTYAFQGLFKNEYQGLKFHGGSSHKYITGEEIMRDTWQTDMSYSKWVDLAILVGMIGVYRVMFLVIIKITEKVKPIVGSFKLRSPKQTIYVVENPNATPLHVELV; encoded by the exons ATGGCTTCTCTTCATCATCACCCTCTTCCATATTCTGAAGCCAAACCCAACAATTCAATTGTTCCAGAGATTCATCACGATGAGACCAtcactactactactactactactagtGCTGTGGCACATATGGAGGAGGCTTCAAGAAAGAGCAATGGAGAAGAGAAGAGCAATCCTATCTGTTTGACATGGAAGGATCTTTGGGTGAATGCTTCCATGGGGAAGAGAGGGACCAAAGCTATCCTTCAGGGGCTAACCGGTTATGCCAAACCGGGTCAGCTCTTGGCCATTATGGGTCCTTCTGGTTGTGGCAAGTCAACACTTCTTGATACTTTAGCAG GTAGATTGGGTTCAAACACAAGACAAACTGGAGAGATTCTTGTCAATGGTCACAAACAATCACTGGCTTATGGAAGCACG GCATACGTGACACAAGATGATAGCTTAATAACATCATTAACAGTGAGAGAAGCAGTGTACTATTCAGCTCAGCTTCAGTTGCCTGATTCGATGTCAAAGGcagagaagaaagagagagcAGAGTTCACAATAAGAGAGATGGGTTTGCAAGATGCCATCAACACTAGAATTGGTGGCTGGGGTTGCAAAGGAATCAGCGGTGGTCAGAAGAGACGTGTAAGCATCTGCATTGAGATATTAACACGCCCAAGGCTCTTGTTTCTTGATGAACCAACAAGTGGACTTGACAGTGCTGCCTCTTACTATGTCATGAAAAGAATTAAATCCCTCGATCATAAAGATGGCATTCAAAGGACAGTTATTGCATCAATCCATCAGCCAAGTGCTGAAGTTTTCCAATTCTTTGATAATCTCTGTTTGCTCTCTGCTGGCAAAACAGTTTACTTTGGACCTGCTTCTGCTGCAATTCAG TTCTTCGCTTCAAATGGTTTTCCTTGTCCCGCTCTTCAAAATCCATCTGATCACTTATTGAAAACTATAAACAAGGACTTTGATCAG GAAATGGAGGTAGGTTTAGCCGGGACGAGTGGAGGAGCATTACCGGCAGAAGCAGCAATTGGAATCCTTGTGAACGCATACAAAGCCTCAGAAATAAACGAACAAGTTGAAACGGAAGTAACTGCCATATCTAAAATG GAAATTAGGTCCGTAGAGAAGAAGAGAGGACATGCAAGCTTCCTTAGGCAGTGCATTGTTCTTACAAAAAGATCATTTGTGAACATGTCCCGCGATCTAGGCTATTATTGGCTGCGCCTTGCTATATATATTGCCTTGGCTATAAGTTTAGCCACTATCTTCTATCATTTAGACACAAGTTATGCTTCAATTAAG GATAGAGGGTCACTTCTTGCATTTGTATCCACTTTCATAACTTTCATGAGCATTGGTGGATTCCCTTCCTTTGTGGAAGATATGAAGGTATTCGAAAGAGAAAGGCTAAATGGGCATTATGGTGTGACTGCGTTTGTCATAGGAAACACCTTATCAGCCATCCCATTTGTGTTGATAGTTTCTTTCATTCCGGGAGCTATAGCATACTACCTCCCTGGTCTTCAGAGTAGATACGACCACTTTCTTTACTTCATTTGTGTTCTATTTTCTTGCCTCATGTTAGTGGAGAGCCTCATGATGATAGTTGCAAGCGTGGTTCCAAACTACCTAATGGGAATCATAACCGGCTCTGGAATCCAAGGCATCATGATCTTAGTTGCTGGCTTCTTCAAACTGCCAAGCACCATTCCTAAGCCATTTTGGAGATACCCTTTGCATTACATAGCGTTCCACACTTATGCATTCCAAGGATTGTTCAAGAACGAATATCAAGGCTTGAAATTCCATGGAGGCTCATCACACAAGTACATTACGGGTGAAGAGATTATGAGGGACACGTGGCAAACGGACATGAGTTACTCAAAGTGGGTTGATCTTGCAATATTAGTAGGGATGATTGGTGTGTATCGTGTTATGTTTTTGGTTATCATAAAGATTACTGAGAAGGTGAAGCCTATTGTTGGATCCTTCAAGCTGAGGTCTCCCAAACAAACAATTTATGTCGTCGAAAATCCCAATGCTACTCCTTTGCATGTGGAGCTTGTATGA